The genomic segment AAGACGGCGCCCCTCGCAGATTGTAACATGCCTTGCTCCGGCGATCAGTACCAGTACTGTGGTGCGGGTGGCCGGTTGGAACTATACCAGAACCCCAACATCACGACGGGAAACCCTGAGCAGCCGGCGTCTGTTGGCAACTATGTGCTCGTGGGCTGCCAGACCGAGGGCAACAACACTCGAGCTCTGGGTGGTTCGGCTCTGGCGCAGGATGACATGACAAATGAAGTATGCGCCAACTGGTGCAAGGACTTTGAGTACTTTGGTACTGAGTATGGGCGAGAGTGCTACTGTGGTAACACTCTTGACGCTTCTTCGCTAGTTGCGCCAGCCTCGGAATGCAGGATGCTCTGTGCTGGTAGTCCCACAGAGTACTGTGGTGCCGGTAACAGGCTGTCTGTttacaagaagaagcagattCCGCCGGCTGAGACGCAGAAGCGAAGACGTAGGGGCCATTAATTGACGATGGGATGGAATCGTATATAGAGCGAAACGTATTTATGATGGCATACTATTTATAGGCTATATAAAAGTGAATATATAAGTGATTAATTGGGATTGTCGGTGGTTGTATCGATGTGTATTGTGAAGTGACTACTCTATGCGAATGAGCAGAAGTTGGACATATGGGCGTTTGCACATGTTTCCGTCTTGAAGTCCTTACTGGCGATCATAAAGTGTCGACTCCATCAAGCGCTGCATTCTTATGAATAAATTCTATGGTTTTACGAGTCTCAGCCACAtgaaaccaaaaaaagaaaaaagatgCTTTGCTTGGTATGATACGTCTAGAATCGACGTCATACCGGTACAAGCGCGACACATGCGGCCCGGATGTTTCTAGAGGAAGAGATGAATGTTCCATATTAACATGGCCATCCATGGATGATGTGATTTTGGAAAGCCGCTATTTACGATGTGAGGCGGCGTTATTGTGCACTATGTCATTCGTTGAAGCTTTGCTGGTGATTTGCGATGTGGGTGACCAGCGAAAAGATGTCAAATGCATGATCTTGTCGCAGAATCTTTACGTGAAGACATGTTCTAAGTTGGTAGGGAAGGTGATTTGCATTCCCATCTCCACCGCAGACACATGTTTCACTTCCGCCAGCCATATTCGTATGATTGAGACAGgttgtcttggtcttgaggAGGACTCGTACTGTATAGGGAGTATTCAATGTGTACATTCCAGTGCCGACTCAATAAATATGGCTCTCATCCCTTCACTCAGCTTGTGCTGTCTCTTCACCTGCATATCTCGACTTGTTGGCTTTGAAAATGAAGTTTTTCGTCGCCATCTCTACGCTTTTTGTGCTGGCTGCGGCTAGTCCTGCCGTTGTGACAAAGGAACAAAAGTGTGAGGACGGTCGATTGGTAAGTACTAAGTCTGTCGTGATGTTGCATGGATGGTGCTGATTCTTTCTTGGCAGGAACCGAACCTTTTTGATCCCGAGGGACCTAGAGTGTGTATTCCTTTTGGGGCCGTGCAGTGATGTGAAGTTGGGCGACTGTGATACGGAGGGATGCTGGTTGGGATCTTGCTGATTGGGCGTGATGGGAGGGTGAAGTCAAATGAAGGGGACTTGATCTCGACAATCACACAAATGTATCTCTCAATGTTTGAAGATAGAAGTACTTAACAATGCAGGAGAATACACCTAAAAGAGACATGCGGGCACAATACTCGAGAAGAAATTCGACAATGCGATGTAAAAACCTGTGCATACTGCTTTAATCTGTAAAGTTGcttgtgttggtggtgtttaAGTCTGTGCAGTCGCTTTCTATGAGTGTAGTTGAGAGCCACGAAGCAGAAGACTAAACAGCAACTTTTGGACCTTTCGCCGGGTGTagtgaatgaatgaatacGTGTTAGTTTTAAGTTAGATTGATTATGACTGAGATGTGTGTCGTGACACCATGAAGTTGACGCGGATCTCGCCGGAGTGGAGATGGATATCGTTCCGGGATGGATGACGACTTCAATGCGAATGAAAACCGACAAACCCTGCACAAGCAATCGATAGACTCGCAATTACTTACACTCGACATACTTTATGCCTCGTGTCGGAACCGAACGCTCACGTTTCTGCCTCAAAATGACACCTGGCCAAATACACACGCTACTCAAGCACATTATCCGGGACCGAATGCGTGCCGTTATTCCCGCGACGACGTCAGCTCCTAGCCAGATGACTCAACTCTCAACGCACCCTTGGCGCCATTGaacgccatcatcaaccaggCAGGCACAGGCGCAGACACAGGGACAGACACCATGGGATATAAAATAAGGAATAAAACCAGGCCAACACTGTCAGACCGCCTCTCATCCTGACCTCGATCCTCACCCCAAATCAATCAACCATACCCTCACCATGCCTCTACGAATCCTCATCAGCGGCGCCGGCATAGCAGGCCTCTCCCTCGCATACTGGCTCTCCAAGCTAGACCACTCCGTCACCGTAGTCGAGCGCTCGCCTGCCCTCCGCACCAACGGACTGCAGCTCGACCTTCGCGGCCATGGAATAGAAGTAATGAAACGAATGGGCATTGAGGCAGCGTTTCGGGAGAATTCCGCCCCCGAACTAGGCATACAGCTCGTTGACACGCATGGCCGGCGGTGGGCGTACTTTGGAGCAAACACCACTGGCAAGGGGTCACAAAGCTTCACTAGCGAATTTGAAATCATGAGAGGCGATTTCTGCCGCATTCTGCACGACGCTGCTAAGGAAAAAGTGCGGTATATTTTTGGCAGCTCGATTGAGAGGTACGAGGACCGGGAGGAGCGCATCCACGTCTGGTTTACGAATGGGACGGACGAGGAGTTTGATCTCGTCGTTGGTGCGGATGGTTTATACTCACGCACCAGAAAGATGATGTTTGGGTCCGACGGCTTCCACCCGCTGCGCGAGAACATTGCATATCTACGAATTCCGAAGCCCTTTATCCCGGGGGAGGAGTACGTTGCGACAGCGTATGTCGCTCCCGGCGGAAAGTTTGTGCTCACGAGGCGGAATAACCCTGATGAATTGCAGGTGTATTTCTCAAGTAAGCACGTCTCAGAGCgtttggaggatgttgcACGGGGCGATGTAGAGGGTGAAAAGGCAGTTTTTGCAGACGAGTTCCGCGGCGTGGGATGGCGGACGGACGagctgttggcggcgatgaAGGACAGCGATGACTTTTACTGCGAGAGGCAGGGGCTCGTCAAGTTGAATAGGTGGTCGAAGGGACGGGTTGTGCTTCTGGGAGACGCGGGATTCTGCTCTGCGGCGAGTGGGATGGGGACGTCGGCGGCTGTGATAGGCGCATATGTGCTTGCTGGGGAGATTGGGAGGGCGGGGAGGATGGGGGATGCGTTGGAAGAGTAtgagaggaagatgaggccgcATGTTGAAAGGATACAGGGGGGGATGAAGGATGGGTTTTGGGATGGGGTGAGGTGGAAGGGCTGGCAGGTGAGGGCTGTGTATTGGGTGATTTGGATGGCGGGCTTGGTGAGGGTTGATAGGGTTTTGGGGTGGATGGGGGATGGGGGCGATGGGTGGGAGTTGCCAGATTATGAGGAGTTGAGGGATGATAACTGAGTGTTGCCGAATTATGAGgagttggatgatgatgttaCGGGATGAGAGTTGAGAGATGGACATGagatgtggtggtgatgtatgATGGTGTTTATGTTTATGAACAGTGTATTATATTCTAGGCTTGGATACTGCATGggattggcgttggggacATTCCACTTGATTATTCAATATACCCCTCTGTTCTTGGCACCTGATTatgatcaattgatatgtGTGAATAGCTCATGAAGAGTGCAAATATAGAGCATAGATCAGACTATCAAAGCGTCTCACAGGCGTACTTGTATAGCTCAACGAGGACACCAGGCATCATAGTCGTACCCAGAGACCAAGGAACATTCTCCTACATTCCAATTCAGATTCAAGCCGATCCACACGGTTGCGTATGAAAAGAATCCACACAAGCAATGAAGTAGTTGAATTGGTGCTTGGCGGAACCTGATTATCCTTTCCTTGTGGGTTGATCGCGTGCCACTTGCAGTCTGCCACCCGCGGTGCCGCGACACCACTTTTTAGCATCAACATACAATTACATGTACTATATCTTCTTTTAATCCTACGAGCTAACAATTAGCCACTTACCTACTTATCCATCTATTGAAATATCCATCCTAACAATTGCACTCGTCGTTATCCCCAAGATAGAACTTCCCTCGCTCCTTCCACCTCTCCCCATGTTTCGCCCCACAGTACAACCCACTACATCAGTGGACCCCAAAACGTCACTCCCTCAACGTCACACAAAGTACCGTCTTCCCTCCAACTTGCCTCCCGACACGCCAATGACGTAACGAACAGCTTcaagccaagcttcaagCAGCCGTCATCAGCTGTTACAACAGCTCCCCAAACCTTAATAAGCCCCTCTTCCCTTCTCTTCCCCTCATCCAATTCATTTCATTTTTCCCATCTCAAACACCAATACACCAGACAAATTACTTTCAAAATGACCCGCGGCGAAAGCACCCAGTCCAAAGTCCATTACAAGGGCAGCATTGACGACTTCCTCGTCTTTGTGGAAGATCCGGAGCAGTATAAGCAGTGGCTGAAGGGGGATACGTCCATTCCTCTCGCGCAGTTTGTGTCTGCATTCAAGATTTTCTTGACGCATAGGTACGTTTCTCCTCTACTTTACACTTCTATCACTTCCACAGCACACTTCAATCACTTCTATACATCTACCATTCTACGGAACGCTCTGTGCAGAGGCTAACACACAACAGACAAGGCGCCCAGGGCACATATGACGCCGCCCCCAAAAACATCCTCTACTCAGAATTCGGCACCGACAACGAAGATGAAGTAATCAAGAAGATTCTCAAAGACGGCACCATGCAGACCATGGAGGTGAGTTTTGTTTCAGTTTCAGAAGTGATGTAGCTAATAGCTGTAAATAGATGCCTGGTCGACAGGGCGTTACCAACGATAGCATGAGCCCCATGAAGGCTCATTAGGGGAATAGCGGCGATACCAGTTGTATTTTTAAAATTTAATAAATCGAGTTGGTCTTTGACTGGATGTGCATTGGAGGGCTGTTGATCGAATCTGATGTGATACGCTTCATCAATCGTGATGACGATACTGTCTTTGGACCTTTGCCATTTATCACTTCACTTGTGTTACTCTGCTCCCTGTGACAACCCCGCACATCACCCAAACATCACAATTCAGTCATACACATTACACTGAAAATAAAACTATGCTGGATATTACTACATCTATGCTTCTGTCACTATTCAATCTGGATCTACAACAACCTCCCACTTCATGCAGCTCTACTCATGCCTCAGCCCAACTTACGCAGAATAGGTATCAGGTCGTTTGGGAAAGTCAAAATATAGAAACGTCACCTTGCCTGACGCATGCCCCAAAATAACAATATCTTCACATACAGCCAGCATGTTAGACGTGTAGCTCATCGGCAGCAATGTCAGCACACCTCGTCCCTCGATCCACACGTCACCCAGTCTCGCTTCAGCTTCCATACCCGGAAAGGCAACCGGCTTGTACACGAAGAGTGTATTATCAGGCGCCTTCTTGTTGAACCCCTTTTGTCCAGACGCACTGCTCGCCACGGATCCAGCTGTAGTCACAATCGTCTCTCCGTCTGCTGCAAACGCCATGTGTGAAAATGATTCCTGCTGGTTGAGCACCTGTCGTCTTTCGTTGGCATCCTTGTCAAGTGCGTAGATGCTGCCATTAACTGTGCCCATTATCACCGTCGAGTTATTCGGGGAAAATGCCAGCGCCATGGGACAATCAGACTCCTCCACATCAAAGACGTGCACCTGGTTCCCAGTCTCAACATCCCACAGAGCCACAGCTCCGTCCTTGTTGACAGTGGTCAGCGTCTTGCTGTCGTTGGAGAACGCTATGCATGACTGAGATTCGCTTTGACCTTTGATCGGCACGCTCGACCCGGTCTCAACTGTCCAAAGCCTCGCCGTTTGATCCTCGGAGAACGACCCAATCACCTTGCCGTCTGGGGAAAACGCAACGCTCTTGACTGCTGCGGTGTGTCCTTTCCAGGTCTGACGGCATTCACCCGATTTGATGTCCCACACACGAACAGTCTTATCGCCTGACGCCGATGCCAGAGATTGACCGTCTGGCGAAAATGCCACTGCGTGCACGGCGTCCTTATGGCCGCGGAAACGTCGCAGGCATTCACCACGTTCAATATCCCATAAACGAATGTCTCTGTCGTTGGAGGCTGTTGCCACAACAGTCTTGTCAGGGGACACGACCACGTCAGTCACTCTGCTACGATGACTCTGCGCCTCTTCCTTCGGATCCCAATCCTTAATATCTAGCAGACGAGTTGTGTCTTCCAGTCCACCCATTGCTATGGTCTTGAGATCCGGAGACAATGCAATCGTCGGCCAGTTGTTCCAGCCAGGGCTGAAGCTTCTTGTGCACATGCCGCTCTCAATATCCCAAATACAAATCGTCCCGTCAGTTGAAACCGACCCCAGTGTTCTACTGTCAGCGGCAAAGGTAAAATCACGAAAGCCCTCGTCATGCCGCTTCAGCATCCGAGCGCTGTCCCCCGAGCCATTAGCAACATCCCAGACACCGATGAGGTTTTCAAGTAACGAAACAGCCAAAACCTTGTTATCCGGCGACAGTGCCATGATGCTCTTAGTCTCTCCCCTTGCCGTGAATATCTGGTTGATAGTTTCCGTTTCCGCTTCCCAAGTGTATACCGTGGCATCGCTGAGTACCATAACAACCCCTTTATTATCGAATTGGAAGTTTGCACAGGCAATCTTTCGTTTCTCCGGATGCACAATCGTTCGGAGTTGTGTCTTTGTTTCCACGTCACAAATGTGCAGCGTATCGCCATACACTGCAAGAATGGACTTGGAGTCTGGAGAAAAGCTCACCTCCTCGGCCACGCCAGTTGAGTCTGGAAGGAAAATCGTGCAGATGGGTATCCACGTTTCAGCATCCCACACCGTCAAGGAACCCTCTGTACCAGTTGAAAAGAACTTGCCGTCCTCAGAAAACGCCACTGCCGTGACGGCACCATAGCGTCCATCCAACGTTCGCGTATTGGAATCACCTGTCTGCTGCGTGGTGACCATGTTTCGAATGAACGGGAGTCTCTCATCCCATCCGAATATTCGAACGCTGCTCTCGGCAGGACAAAACAGGAGCCCTGTGCCGTAGGTCTGcaatgctgctgccttgatggTCGACTTGTGGCTGATAAGAAACCTTTCAGCATCTTTGAGGAACTTCCTCAACGGGGCGGAAGATTCGAAGCGAGGATGTGCCGCCAGCATTCGGATGGACTCCAGTCCCTCGGACAGATTTCCCAAGAGCGAAAGACTCTCAATCCAGCGGAGGAAATACTTCTTCAAAAAATTTAGGACTTCCTTTGACGTAGCAAGTTCTGCAGAAGTTTCTGAGCCGCTAGCATCACATAGGTGGTACATCCAGAATGTTGCGGAATAGGCGAGCCCAGCCAGAGGGTCATTGTCGGAGCCATTGATGGCGTCACTCAGGAACCTCGGGAAGTAGCCATTGCTAGGCAAATGGTACATGTTGTGCTTCAAGCTGTGCTGCATCTCGGTAAGGGACCTACTGGCAATGTCCTGATGggtcaacaccacatcccccttctgcagcagcttgccatACGTCTCGCACAGGTATTCTCGAACGGAGTGATGAGTCAAAGAAACCACTCTGCCTGTCATGCTAAGTAGAGACCCGCAAGCCTTCACAATATCTAGAGGCTTAATTGGGGAACCAAGACCGGCCACCACTCCCAACTCCTTAAGAGAAAGCGGTCGATACGCAAGATATACTGCAGCAAGAACATTTTTGCAGCGAATCTTTTTCAGGCCGTGATGttcttcaatcttggccatcatgtAGCCATACAAATCTGGCAAGCCAGAGGGCAGTTTCTTGATAGTCTCGATTGCATCTTTGCCTTCTACACCTTGCAGCTCTTTGAACGCCAAAGCTGCCCAAAGAAAAGTGTTGGCGGCGCGTTCACATATCTCGTTGGATAGTTCGACTAGAATAGCTTCATCGCCGTATCCAGGGCTCTCTCTCAGCTCAGACAGCTTGGATGTGATGTATGCGTGGACTGGGCCTTCCAGCCGTTGCGAATCCAGCTCAACGAGGGCTTCATCCACACCCGGCCGCATCAAGTCAAGGCCAGGTCTGCTAGAAATCAGCCACTTTACCTTGTGTGAGATGCCCAGAGATTTGAAAATGAGCTGAATCAAGTCACCCTTAGTCTCGTCGCATTCATCCAGGGCGTCTACAACAAAGTACGCAGGAGTCAGAGCTGGGTCATTGAGCATATTCTCAAAAGCCTCAGACATTGCGCTGAACGCATTCGAATCCGTGAACAGTGACGACCCGGCGTACTTGTGTTTGACACGCAAATGCTGAATGAGGCGAGGCTGCTGAACGAGTAGCATCCACAACAATGACCGCAAAATCGCAGTGGCATTGTTTCTCGTCTGGTCTCCAGCACCCTGACAAAAGTAGTACGACACACTTGGTGCAAAGGCTGCAGATTGTGTCGATATTTCGCGGACAATTCCAATTAGGAGCATCGTTTTGCCCGTCCCTGGCCCTCCTTTGATCCAGAGCATGCGACGTGCATCAAACCGCTGCCAATTCGAAAATGATGTATACTCTTTAGTGCCCATGACCCATGAAAACGCAATGTCTATCAGCTTGTCCGTCTTTCTTTCCAGCCTTTCCAGATCTCGCATTGGATCAATGAGAAACAAATCTCGGAGACAAGCAGAATCTTTATCATCGGTAATCTTTTGCTTCTGCGTAGAAATAAAGTCTTGTAGATCTTGATGAATGTTCCCCAGAGTGGACTGCATCTTGTCTCCATGCTGCATGAGCTCCGATAGACGTTCGAGTGAGCTTTGCGTGTTGTACTGCACCGAAGCAGCCCTCAATGCATCCTCTGCAGTCTTTATGGACGCGAGATCTGAATCCCACTTGTCCCATGCGGCAAGCTCGCGAAGATAGGTGAGGCCGGAATGTCTGTAGTACGAGCTCACGCTTTTCATTTGATACAGCAAAAGGCTCTTGTAAAGATCAAGAACCAGTGTCTCCAAGCGCTGTGTTACGAGTTCTGCAGGTTCTTTGCCTTCGACGATGCTTCGTTCATCCAGCAGGTTATCCACCAGCGAGCAGTACCAATCCATTCGAGAGACAACATGCGTAATTCCAGCAAGATTCTCTCGAGACACCTTGGCCGGATTGGTAAGAATCTATCCATCACAATATCAGCACGAGCAACACTCAACATAGACAATCGTCTGCAAAACATCTTACCTGAAGTCCAACGCAGACACCAGCCCAAGGCAGTGCGGCCTGCGGAACGTTCTTGATAGCCACATCAATGACACCCCGAGCCTGCAGCACAAACccagcaacatcaccaaccgTCTGAGCAAGCTTTGAATCGTCGGCAAACTTCTCACGGCCATTTTGCACAAGATCTCGCATGTGCGCCTGCCGCTTCGCCGGATCCTTCAAATCAGCAGCCAACGTAGCCATCTCAGGAGCAGGcttctcgccatcctcgccagCAATAGCATAGGTCAACGTCTCCGCATACGATTGCACGATGCCAGAGGTGGCACCGCTCTCTTCCAAGCCATCGTATGCCTCGTTCCAAAGCTGCTGAGACTTGGGTAGTCCTTGGTCGTCGTCTGAAGCGGAAGATGCGGTCCTCTTTGGCGGTTTGGCGGGACCGGCAGCTTGTTGTgcaaccacagcagcaactATCTGCTTTGGGAGCGCTCGAATTTCGGTTTGGACGACATTTGTAACGGCTTTGACGGTTTGGTCAACGGCCGACTTCATCAAGGTGGGTATCAACGGCTCTGATTTTGGTGGCGCCGCTGCAGCAGTTCCATTGCCATCCTGTGTATGGACCTGAGGTGCGGTTGATGCCATGATGCTTGCTCCCCCCTTGACGTCCTTTCTGCAGAAACCCCCCACCAGCGGAAAgatgtgtggtctggtgcaacaCCCAAAAAAATAcacaaaaccaccacaatGAAATACTATCGTGATTCCGTCAATGTCGATGAGGAAGCTTGTCTGGTGACAGTAGCCCGCCTTTTTGTTTACCGACCTGAACCTGTAATTTGCTGCGGGGTCGGGAGCAAGCCAGGAGCAAGCCAAAGTCCGTCAAtgtccaccagacaagacaagacaagcatCTCAGAGGCTGGGTGGTGCAGTCTGgggcagtctggtgcaagtgcCATCCCAGCTCCCCGAGACAGGCTTCATGTACTTGAGTAATTTGGCTAGCTCATCCAAGACATTGCAAGGTTGGTTATGGAGTCAACTAGCCGATACTTCCCCCAAGAGACCACCCACGGGCCGTTCTGAGAACACATGTTGATGCATGATAGCGCCAAGTCCGTTGAGTTGCCTCAATTGCTGCATCTGTCTCATCCATCACCTGCActcccatcaccatcagTAGCTTCGGCGTTCCCCCCTTCCCAGTACCACAAGCCTTGCATTGTGGGATAAGCGCAAAGCATCACGTATCCCAATTGACTCCCGCTAGCTTCTGCTCTCTGATGTCTTGTTCAATTTCTAAATTATGTCATCATCTATTATGTACCGTTTGCCACACAGCTGTTCTTCCAGGACCCTTAGCCCAATTGTTTATCgacattgccaacaacagcaatgaCGGCTGCCGTTTCCCACATCACCCACATCCACATGGTCAATATTGGCCGGATTTAGCTGAAAATTCGCCGGAGCCCATGAGACGATACACCACCTCTCCTCTTGTTAGCCTTTATGTCCATTTCCTGCTGCGGCCAGGAGGAGTTTGCCAAGCACGCGGCAGGTTTCTGCTTGTCTGAATCATCATCTTTACAACTTCCCACTAAACCATTCTTTTCCGCGCTCGAGAGTGTCGTGTCTGGTGCCGGTGGCTGGAAACTGTCTTCCATCGGCATTTTCTGTCTGAATCCGCCAGCTCtcttggccaaggagcttgatATACTCGCCATACTCAGCTTCCTAATAACCGTCGAGGCTGAGCTTCTGACTAAACGCTCGCTTCGAGACCGAACTCCCATCCCTGGAAAGGGTAGAATCTCTCGACTCCATACATCAGCCAGAATGGTCTCCAAACGTGCGCGTTCGCTTCGAGCAGGCGCAAGGAACGATACTCGTGCCTTTGTGGTAAGCAATGAGTGAGATCGACGAATGCCTAACGTTGTGGCAGCATGACCACTGTTCTGGCGAATGCCACTCGTATTTTTTAATATGACCTGATACATAGCTGGCTTTGGGCATACTGTTGTCGCTCTCCTGATCGATAGTCTTCGCGTTCCGGGGTCTAATGGTTCTGTGGTCAGATACTGCAGCTGCGTGTAACTTGGGGATGAATGTTGCAAACCTGATTTAGTGGCAACCATTCCAATGCTTTTGATGTCCAAATCCAAAAATGAAAACCCTGGTGCCGACTTAGTCTTGCATTGTGTGCGTGGCGAAGACAATCGTGCCCTCCACtccatttcttcctttgCGTTACAGGCTGTCATAACAATTTCGAATagctgatgatgacattCAAAAACGAGCTTCCATGAGAAAGGGGCCGTATGGCATTGTAGCCCTATTGTTGCGACACTATCAGCTGACTGTAGGCGGCCGAATATAAGGCTGAACATGGTGTACTCACCTCTCCTGTTGTCGGCCTCCTCTATTTTGATTTCATGCACATTTATACAAGCCTTTATGGTATATATGGGATCTGCCTTGCCAGCACATGCCAAACACAGAACATCAGGGTAAAGTAGACTTATTAGATATTGACCATCAACCTCGTTTTGGCTTTGCCAACACACATGTAGCGCTCCACATAGACGAACATGGCCAAACGATCTCACCCGGTCTTTGGAGACTGAATCAAAGCTCTAAGATACGGTTACCATCGTTGTCAAGGAACAAATCTCCATGGCGACTTACCCTGTTCGGAAATACAAGCCGATCTTGTAATAACCAAGAACGGGATAACGTGTTCCTTGCTTGAGGGTCATTTGTGACTTGATTGATTTCTGCAGTTGCTTCTCGAAAGCGAGCCAGTACGCTGCCCGCCGCCATGTGCGCGTTAGGGCAATCCGAGACTGGCGTGTATTTGAGAAGCTCCGCAAATATCAGAGGATACCTGCAGATTCTTTGGATAGGCTTTTGAATTTCAGGTTACCAGTTGATCTTATTGGTTAGGCATTCGAATCTTACCTTCACCAGAAGGTCCTTCATAGTCGAGGCCCGGTTGGTGGTGAGTCCTGTGTAGCCCTTGGAGTAGAGCAGTGCTGACAAGACCTCTATCCCTTTCTGATTCCAATCCCACCCCGGCAAAGTATCATAAACTGAAGCTGCTTCTTGGGCCATCATTTCGTACTTTGCTCCATACTCTTTGTATATGAAGAATCGAGTTATCTGTAGATATTAGACGCAGGAACTAACGTAGCATTGTGTAGCATTTCAACATACCTTTCTGTCAAAGATTTTGGAAATTTCCGCAATTACTTGTGGCTCTGCACATAGTTCCACAATCTCTGTAGGCAATCGACGGCGATTTTGCATTGCAGTGACTGCAGCTTCCGGACCTACCTCAAGGCGATGATGCATTTctgtgagggaatcatgtgacctgcccgtttaatgaatgtctcactttgtgagcattgtgtaaatagcttcagccagagttcctttacgggttctctttttctccttgtgaataatcgcttcatccaagtcgcactcgaccttgttcgtgcactcgtaccgttacaATTTCCACCTGACCCAGAGTTAAGCCAGCCGCTTTTCCGCCCATACTTCTGAAACTTCCGAACTCTTTGTATTCTGAATGTGTAACGGCTCGATGAAGATCCCCTAGGATTTCTTCGTGCAG from the Pochonia chlamydosporia 170 chromosome 6, whole genome shotgun sequence genome contains:
- a CDS encoding WD domain-containing protein (similar to Neosartorya fischeri NRRL 181 XP_001262713.1) codes for the protein MASTAPQVHTQDGNGTAAAAPPKSEPLIPTLMKSAVDQTVKAVTNVVQTEIRALPKQIVAAVVAQQAAGPAKPPKRTASSASDDDQGLPKSQQLWNEAYDGLEESGATSGIVQSYAETLTYAIAGEDGEKPAPEMATLAADLKDPAKRQAHMRDLVQNGREKFADDSKLAQTVGDVAGFVLQARGVIDVAIKNVPQAALPWAGVCVGLQILTNPAKVSRENLAGITHVVSRMDWYCSLVDNLLDERSIVEGKEPAELVTQRLETLVLDLYKSLLLYQMKSVSSYYRHSGLTYLRELAAWDKWDSDLASIKTAEDALRAASVQYNTQSSLERLSELMQHGDKMQSTLGNIHQDLQDFISTQKQKITDDKDSACLRDLFLIDPMRDLERLERKTDKLIDIAFSWVMGTKEYTSFSNWQRFDARRMLWIKGGPGTGKTMLLIGIVREISTQSAAFAPSVSYYFCQGAGDQTRNNATAILRSLLWMLLVQQPRLIQHLRVKHKYAGSSLFTDSNAFSAMSEAFENMLNDPALTPAYFVVDALDECDETKGDLIQLIFKSLGISHKVKWLISSRPGLDLMRPGVDEALVELDSQRLEGPVHAYITSKLSELRESPGYGDEAILVELSNEICERAANTFLWAALAFKELQGVEGKDAIETIKKLPSGLPDLYGYMMAKIEEHHGLKKIRCKNVLAAVYLAYRPLSLKELGVVAGLGSPIKPLDIVKACGSLLSMTGRVVSLTHHSVREYLCETYGKLLQKGDVVLTHQDIASRSLTEMQHSLKHNMYHLPSNGYFPRFLSDAINGSDNDPLAGLAYSATFWMYHLCDASGSETSAELATSKEVLNFLKKYFLRWIESLSLLGNLSEGLESIRMLAAHPRFESSAPLRKFLKDAERFLISHKSTIKAAALQTYGTGLLFCPAESSVRIFGWDERLPFIRNMVTTQQTGDSNTRTLDGRYGAVTAVAFSEDGKFFSTGTEGSLTVWDAETWIPICTIFLPDSTGVAEEVSFSPDSKSILAVYGDTLHICDVETKTQLRTIVHPEKRKIACANFQFDNKGVVMVLSDATVYTWEAETETINQIFTARGETKSIMALSPDNKVLAVSLLENLIGVWDVANGSGDSARMLKRHDEGFRDFTFAADSRTLGSVSTDGTICIWDIESGMCTRSFSPGWNNWPTIALSPDLKTIAMGGLEDTTRLLDIKDWDPKEEAQSHRSRVTDVVVSPDKTVVATASNDRDIRLWDIERGECLRRFRGHKDAVHAVAFSPDGQSLASASGDKTVRVWDIKSGECRQTWKGHTAAVKSVAFSPDGKVIGSFSEDQTARLWTVETGSSVPIKGQSESQSCIAFSNDSKTLTTVNKDGAVALWDVETGNQVHVFDVEESDCPMALAFSPNNSTVIMGTVNGSIYALDKDANERRQVLNQQESFSHMAFAADGETIVTTAGSVASSASGQKGFNKKAPDNTLFVYKPVAFPGMEAEARLGDVWIEGRGVLTLLPMSYTSNMLAVCEDIVILGHASGKVTFLYFDFPKRPDTYSA
- a CDS encoding FAD binding domain-containing protein (similar to Colletotrichum gloeosporioides Nara gc5 XP_007286881.1); this translates as MPLRILISGAGIAGLSLAYWLSKLDHSVTVVERSPALRTNGLQLDLRGHGIEVMKRMGIEAAFRENSAPELGIQLVDTHGRRWAYFGANTTGKGSQSFTSEFEIMRGDFCRILHDAAKEKVRYIFGSSIERYEDREERIHVWFTNGTDEEFDLVVGADGLYSRTRKMMFGSDGFHPLRENIAYLRIPKPFIPGEEYVATAYVAPGGKFVLTRRNNPDELQVYFSSKHVSERLEDVARGDVEGEKAVFADEFRGVGWRTDELLAAMKDSDDFYCERQGLVKLNRWSKGRVVLLGDAGFCSAASGMGTSAAVIGAYVLAGEIGRAGRMGDALEEYERKMRPHVERIQGGMKDGFWDGVRWKGWQVRAVYWVIWMAGLVRVDRVLGWMGDGGDGWELPDYEELRDDN
- a CDS encoding ribosome maturation protein SBDS (similar to Metarhizium robertsii ARSEF 23 XP_007823472.1), with protein sequence MTRGESTQSKVHYKGSIDDFLVFVEDPEQYKQWLKGDTSIPLAQFVSAFKIFLTHRQGAQGTYDAAPKNILYSEFGTDNEDEVIKKILKDGTMQTMEMPGRQGVTNDSMSPMKAH